CTGTGGATGTGGCAACAAAAGATGCCATAGCAGCAGGCCTTGAAGTTATATATTGCGACAATATTCCTGTTGAAATTAGTGACTCTTATCCTTCTTTAAGCGATAGCGTTATAAAATTAGTTGATTCTGCAATTGATGATTTTAAATCATCATAACTTCATATGCTTTAATTATAAATATTTTAGAACTTCAAATGCTAAATCCGTGTTTTTATATAATCTACCTTTTCTAGCATTTTCATTTAAGCAAACTACAAGATTTTTATCCTTTAAATCTTTTAATACATTAGAAACATGATTTGTTCTCAAACCTATTTCTTCCGCAATTGCAGATGGGATTTTTATATTTTCACCAATACTTTTTAATATTTTGGTCCTATACTCAGAAGCCATTATATAACCAACCAAATCAAAAATCTCATCATTGTTCATATTACTATTTAACAGAGATATTTATTATAAATGTATGTATAAAAAATACATTTTTTAAACATTTTTAACAACACAATGTAAAATTTTTGTAAAGAAAAGTTTAATTAATTATAACTAAAAAATAATTAATTGATGAAAAAAATAGCAATAGGAATCGGGAAAAATAAAAATATTTTAAAAGCCATTCAACTATTTGAAATGGAAAACAAAATTGACATAATAACTATCGACAATGATGATGACCTAGTCAAGGCAATCCTGGATGACGATATTGATGCAGTCATAAGAGGTTCACTTCCAGCCTCAGGAGTAATCAAGGAAGTTAAAAAACACTACCCTGATATCTCCAGAGCGACTTATGTGAATGGGAATGGCTACGAATTTTTACTAACACCAGTAGGCATAGATGAAGGAAACACAATTGAGGATAAATTAAAATCAGCAATAAACTGTGCAGAATTTCTTGAAAAATTATCTAAAAAGCCCAAAATAGCCATCCTGGCAGATGGAAGAAAGGGAGATTATGGAAGAAGCGAAATTATTTCCCAATCCATTGATGACAGTGAAAAATTAACCCGATTAATTCAAGAAAATACAAAATACGAAGTTAAGAATTATTATATCCTCATTGAACAGGCCCTAAAAGACAATTGCAATGTAATCATTGCCCCAGATGGAATCATTGGAAACATCATTTTTAGAACTCTCATTTTAGTAAATTCCTGGCCAAGCTGTGGAGCGGTAACCTTTGGAATAAAAGGAATATATATTGACACAAGCCGTGACCAAACCACTGAAGGATATCTCAGAAGTCTAAAATTTGCATACAATTTAGCCAAACTTTAAAAACTTTAACTTATATATTATTAAACACTATTAATTTTAAAGGGATTAAAAATGGCAGAAAATATACTTTACAGAATTTATGAATGGTATATATCTAGAGATTTAGTTCCAGAAAAAATGCCAAAACATGTGGCAATTATCATGGATGGAAACAGAAGATATTCCAAACTTCAGGGAAACATTGATGTTCTTAAAGGACACGAACTTGGAGTAGATACTTTAGAAAACGTTTTAGATTGGAGTATCGAACTTGGAATCGAAATTATAACTGCCTACGCTTTTTCAACAGAAAATTTCAACAGGCCGAAACATGAAGTTGATGGATTAATGAGACTGTTTGTAATAAACTTCAAAAGATTGGTTGACCATGAAAAGATTCATAAAAATGAAGTCAGGGTTAAAGTTGTAGGAAGAACAGAACTATTGCCTGAGGATGTGAGAGAAGCAATTAAGGAAGCAGAAGACGCAACTGCCCACTATAACAAAAGATTATTTAACCTGGCAATTGGATACGATGGACGTTTGGAGATTATTGATTCATTTAAAAAGATTATTAGCGATGTCCAGGCAGGCAAAATTACAGTCGATGATGTTGATGAAGAACTTGTCAGCAAAAATCTCTACACCGAAGGGTTAGACGATCCTAATTTAATTATCAGAACTAGTGGTGAAGAGCGTTTGAGCGGATTTCTACTTTGGCAATCCTCTTATTCAGAGTTGTATTTCTGTGAAACATTATGGCCCGAGCTTAGAAAAGTTGACTTTATAAGAGCAATCAGATCATATCAAGCTAGAGATAGACGATTTGGGGCTTAAATATGATAGACACTCATTGCCACATTGATTTTGAAGACTTCGACAAAGACCGTGAAGAGGTAATAAAAAGGGCTCAGGACAAACTTGATTGCATTGTAGCATCTGGCTTTAGCAATGACAGCAATCGTGAAGTGTTAAAGCTTTCAAAAGAGTATGAAGGTTTCATTTATCCTACTTTTGGTTTTCATCCAGTTAGCTCACAAAATTCCACTCCAGAAGAGTTAACCAAAGCCCATAATTATCTAATTGAAAATTTAGACAACATTGTGGCTGTTGGCGAAGTTGGAATGGATTACTACTATGTTACCGATAAGGCCTTGCGTGAAAAGCAAAAAGAGATATTCACCAGTTTTTTAGAGATAGCCAATGAGCATAAGGTTCCCATTGTAATGCACGTTAGGGACTGTGAGAAAAAAGCAGTGAATATCATCGAAAACTACGATGACATTCCTTATTTTGTTTTCCATTGCTACGGAGGCAGTTTTAAAACCGCAAAAAGAATTATGGATAAGGGCAATGCGTACATGAGTTTTTCAACAATGCTTTGTTACTCAAAACAGCACCAGAATCTGGTTGAAAAGATTGATGTCGAATATATTTTAACAGAAACTGATAGTCCATATCTAGCCATTACAAAAGAAGAGCGAAATGAACCTGCCAATGTAGTGAATGCAGTTCATCAAATAGCAAAGCTTAAAGATATGGATGTTAATGTTGTAGATGAGATAACCACCAGCAATGCAAGAAAAGTCTTTAACATTTAGTAATGAAGTGTAAAATTAAGATTAATCAATACATCCCTATTCTCTTTAACGGCTTCTATTTCCAATTCAAAATCTGTTAAATCTTGTTTTACTAAATTTATTAAATGCCAATCAAGAAGTGAATCATTTAAATAAATTATAAACTGATTTCTATCAATCTTCACTGTTTTTCTGCAGAATAACTTAAAAGCATAGAAATACAATTCCAACCTGCAAATAAGGTCTTCCTTATCCCCTTTGCCATTTACAAAATAATCCTTCAAGTCTTCCTGTAGTATTTTACCTTCATCACCAACATCAGCTTTAAATGTTTCCATTTCAGCCAAATCATCCATCAATTGCTGTTTTTCTTCATCACTGTACATCTAATCACCTTTAAGTGCGAATTTCAATTTCAAAATATCATATGAATTGGGCATGAATGAAATATCAAATCTGTCAAAAACATCATCTAACTTTCTCAACAAAGCAAATTCCAAATCATCAGGAATAATATATAAAATAAATGAATCTTCCTTAATTTCAATGCCGAAATCCTCTAAAAGAGGTATTTTAAGCTCGCTTATGAAAATATACTTATATACAATAAGTTCATATTCATTTACATCTTTATTCTTTTCAATAATGTCAGTTAATTCCTCTTGAAGTTTTAAAGCTATTGAATCAAAATTTTCCACAGTAATGTTAATCCCCCTCAAGTGGAAGCAAATCCCTATCTTCAAATACTTCTTTTGCAGCTACAACACCATTGATTGACTTTGGAAAACCACAATAAGCACTCATCTGCATTATAATCTCAACTATTTCAGTAGGTGAGTTTCCAACATTTAAAGCAGCACCAATGTGGTCTTTAAGTTGAGGAGCGGTCCCCAATACTGTCAGTGCCGCAACAGTGCAAAGTTCACGTGTCTTTAGGTCAACTTCACTGCGAGTGTATATTTCAGAATATGGAAATTCAACTAAAAATCTTGACAAATCTGGAGCCACGTCTTCCAAATCCTTGAAAATCTCTTCAATTGACCTTTCCTGAATTCCTTCTAAAACTTCTTTTCCTTTTTCATACCTTGACATAATATAGAATATATACCTAAACCCATTTAACATTAGCTGTTGTAAAAACATAATGGGGTGAAAAAACCGGATTGAACAAATTATTTGTTGAAGAAGTAGAATTGAAACTAATGGCTATTGATTTTCTTAGATTATAATTAATTCTATCTCCAATGGAATCCAGTTGCTTTTTAGAAAAGCTTTTAGAAGCATTTGCATAAACCTTAAACTGGATTTTCTTTTTACCATAATCATCATCATAACCCAGTTCCCTATAGGTTATGTTTACGATTTCAACAGAATAAGGAATCAGCAAATCGCTTTCAGAAGTTGAATAATCATTATACGTGTCCTTTGGATAAATTCCCGAAGATGAACTTCCAACACCTTCATTGACCCCATTTCTTGCAGCTTCCATTGCCGTATTCAACTCGCTTTCTGATGCAATATAAACAGAGGAAATCATAAGAATCAATATTAAAACCCCTGCTAAAAACAAATATTCGGCACTGGTCTGTCCGGATTCATCTTTCATGTTATCACTATTTTCCCATCACTATTTTTTGAAATCATATAGCTTCTTCCGGAATACAATTTATATTTTGCATCAACATTTGATAGGCTAAGCAATGTTTCTCCCTTTTTACCGTCATATTCCATTGTCAGCTTATTCTTTTCAACAGTTATTTCATAATAACGCTCATCTGAAGGCAATTCAATATGTTTCGAGTACCCTTCGCCATTTGAATTTACCTGACTTATGGAATTTGCAACATCATCAAGAATAGCCCTATGAGTAACACTATCTTCCATATTTAAACTTGATTCAATAGTCGATTGTGATAAAAATAACAATGGAATGGTTATAATTAAAATTACGAAGAGTGCAAACAAATATTCTATTGAAATAAAACCTTTATCATCCATATTTTTTAATTAATTTAATAATTTATAAAGTTTCTCTGATTAAAAATCAATTTTGATACAAATTATTAAATATTATTTGAAATAAACAATTAACCATGAAAGGAAAAGTAATTTTTATTGGTGCAGGCCCTGGAGATCCTGATTTGATAACAGTGAAAGGGAGAAAAGTAATTGAAAAAGCTGACGTGATCATTTACGCTGGTTCGCTTGTCAATAAGGATGTTTTAAGCCCTGCAAAAGACGAATGTGTTATTCATAATAGTGCTTATTTAAATCTAGAAGAAACCGATGGAATTATAACCGAAGCAGTGAATGAAGGCAAATTGGTTGCGCGTGTCCATACAGGAGACCCTTCAATTTACGGTGCAATCGGTGAGCAGATAAGGGAACTTAAAAAGCACGACATCGAATATGAAATTATTCCCGGAGTAAGTTCACTATTCGGAACAGCCAGTGTTCTTGAAGCCGAACTAACCTTGCCTGAAATCTCACAAAGTGTTATTATTACTCGTCCTGAAGGAAGAACTCCAAAACCTGCCGGAGAAAGCATAGCAAGTTTTTCAAAACATCATGCAACCATGTGCATCTTTTTAGGAATAGGCATGATTGACAAAGTTGTCGACGAATTACTTGAAGGATATGAAAAAACCACCCCCGTGGCAGTTGTCAAAAAGGCAACTTGGAGTGACCAGCAAATAATTAGAGGGACCCTCGAGGATATTGCACAAAAAGTAAAAGATGCCAATATTACAAAGACTGCAATGATTGTAGTGGGAGATGTCCTTGACCCCGGCGATTTTAATGCATCCAAGCTATATGATAAAAACTTCAAACACGAATATCGTTAAAAAAAAATATTATTCAAAGATTAATTGATGAATTCATAATATACCAGTGAAAAAATTAGCTGTACTTATCCTTAATCTGATTCATCAATTTTAATTTTTTAAAGGCAACATCCTTTGGCGCTCTTCTCAAGCCACAATCAGGATCGATGATTAAATTGTCTTTTCCAACAATTTCAACAGCTTTTGACACTAACTCATCAATGTCAGAAATATCATCCACCTCATTAACAGATGAATCGACACATCCGAACCCTACCTTTTTAGAGCCCAATAATGATGCATTTTTTTCTAGAACTCCAAGATTAACATTATTTCCTGCAAATTCCATATCCAAAATATCAACATTAAATCTAGTCAAGTCCTTAAATGCATTGTCAAGTATTCCGCATACATGCATTGCCAGAGGTATTTCCAAACCTTCATGGATAATGTCAATAGCCTCACGGGCAGTTTTCATGTCAACCATTCCAGTTGATAAAAACGGTTCATCAATCTGAATATAAACTGGTTTGACCTTTTTTGCTATTGCATCAACTTCAAATTTTAAAGAATGCGCTAAATCGATTATTGCATCCTCTTTGTTTTTATAAAAAGACTGTATCCTTGATGAGTGAACAATAGTATTTGGACCTGTGATGATTCCTTTTATTCCTTTACCCTCCGGAATACTGCCGCCATAGTATTCCTTCATCACTTTTTTGGCATATTTCATATCATCAATTGATATCTCCTGAGTCGGATTTCTAATTTTCGATACGATGACAGTATTTCCATCCTCAATTTTCATTCCAGGAATGTATTTTGTAAAAATGGAAACCATATCACCTCTGACTTGACCGTCAGAAATAATGTCCACTCCTGCATCAAGCTGAGCGATGACACTGTCTTTAATAGCTTGCTTGAATGGATCAAAAGAACCTACGGAATTTAATAATTTTTCCTTAAAATTAGATGGAGAGCTTTCCTCAGCGGGAAAACTGCCTACAACAGTTGATTTCATTTCTTATTACCAATATCCAATTTTCTTATTTTTTCAACTTCATCTTCATCAATTGGCAATTCCACAACTGAAGTTCCATGACACGGTTTTGTGTATGGTAAAAAAACAGTTCCTTTCTCATTGTCGAAACCAATTGGTATAGGAGGGATTCCAATAACCCTAACACCTAAAACCTCATCTCCAGGTTTTATATATACCAAGTCATCAGCCTTGAATCTAATAATCATGGCACAATCTTTAAAACCTGCTTTTGAGGCATGAATCTCATAATTATCAGATTGTTGAAGATACGTGTCTAAACAGAATGACATTTATTCAAACTCCTTAATCGCTTTGTCAAATTTAACCTTAATTGGAGATGGATTGTGGAATGCTCTAACTGCAACGATCTTTGCATTGCTTCCACTTTCCTCAATCATATTAATAAATTCTTCAACTTCATCCATATCTCTTGAAAATACCAAAGCAAGAGACTTGCATTGCAAAATCTGTTCAAATGTTACGAAAAATGATGCCGCAGCATCTTTGTGAACAAAACCAACTAATAAATCGTAATCTCCTTCATTAATGTCTCCCAAACTTCTCTCCAAATCAACTAGGTTAAGGTCATAATGGCCTTCAGGATCAGATATCCTTACCAATTTGGAAGCGGCAGGATTTGCAGCTATTGTAGTATCATAACCCATTTTTGTCAACTTATTAAATACATAAACAGCCATTGGAGTTTGGGATGGAGTTTCAGGACATCCAAGTAAAACTAAAGCTTTCATTTAAATACCTCTGTTAAGACCTTGATTTGAGCGTTACACCATTAGCTAAAATCAATGCTCCTATAAACAGGAACGTTAAAAGAGCCATACCGTTTATTGTCCTGTTAAATACGAACATACCAATCAACGCTTGAGAACAAAATGCGGCCAAAGCCCCAGTCAATAAAACTTCTCTTCCCAAGTACTTTTTATTATTTTTCTCTCTTTTCTCACGGTACATGCTCAATATTTTAAAACCAATAACGATTGTGCCCAAAACAAATACCATCAATCCGATAAGACCTAAATATCCGAAATCGAATCCATATCCAAAAATACCTGGAAGCATGTAATCTATTGTATCCTTTTGGTTTACAAGAACACCGAAAAACATTGGGAAAGGCAAACCAAAGAATAAAATCAATTGCATCGGTAAGGTAATATACCCTTCAGCAAATGCCGTTCCTTCAGCACCCCAATAAGACGCATTGGCATTATGCCCAATCAGCTGGATATTATTCAATACAGTTTTGATACTGGACATGGAATACTGTTCGATTCTTGTTAATCTTAAAATAGGGGAAAAGATTGTCATTCCCGTTAATCTGGAAATACCTTCCAAAAGAACAAAACCCGCAGCCGCTGCTCCGAAAAACATTAATATTCTTTTACCGGTCAAGAAGGATTTTTCCCTAAATGATTTTGAAATGATTAGGTAACCTAGGAATAAACCTAAAATCCATAATATTAAAAAGGACCTGTGCATTAATCCACCAAAGACTGTAATGCCCGCTATGAATAAAATGACAAACCTTCTAAGCGGCCTTATATCAACACCCGATTCCTTCATTACCTTAAGCGACGCTAATGCGGTAACAGCTCCTAGAAGTGCAATTGGACCAAAAGGGTGCGTAAATTCTGCTTGACTTGACGATATTACTAGAAGAACAATATCTGCTCCAAAAACTATTGTGAAACCTCCAATAATAAACAGGGATAAAAAGGTTACCACACTTAAAGATAATGGAATCAAGTTAAGGGAAAATACCATTGTAACAAATAATATTAGTCCTACTTCCACTATTAATTGTAAATGATTTTGAGCAATTAATAACATATAATAATCACAATTTTGATTTATTTCTAAAATTTATAAATGGACTGACCGGGATTTGAACCCGGGGCCTCCGCCATGCCAAGGCGACGATCTACCATCTGAGCTACCAGCCCAAAAAATCTAAATTAAAATATCATATAATATATTTGATTTTTACCAATATAAACTATTTGCCTTTTTTGGCCAAATCATATAAATTATCAATGATGATTTGGAACAAATCATCTGTTTTCAAATCAATTTTTTCATGAGGATTTACTATAAAATCCAGTGCTTTATTGATTACCTCTTCAGAATCAATTGACCTGAACATTAAACCATGGTTAATGTAATATTGATCTACAGACAAAGTTTCACCAGGATAACATGAAATTACTGGAGTCTGCAATAATGCTGATTCCCTATTCATTGTTCCGCCAGCCCCTATAACCAAGTCACATTTTTTTATTATGCTTGAAGTATCTACTGGAGGCTTTAATATAGAAACGTTTTCAATGCCTTCAAAGATTTCAGACTGCTCCTTAAATCTAGGCAAAATTAAAATATTGGCCACATTCTTCAACTCATCAACGATTGGAGATAAAACAGATTTTCTGCAATCGGCATCCAAGTATGATGCAAGTGAAGGTTCAGGCCTCATCAATATTGTTTTTGGATGTTTTAAATCAAGATTTAATTCATTTAAAACATTATCATTATATTCAAAGCTTTTAAAATGCATCAATTCAGAGGTTCCATCATATGTAATGATTGTGTTCGGATTGGCTCCAAATCTCAGTAGCTTCCATATGTCAATTATTTTAGGTGAGATGATTCTATCACATAACGGGAGTGTTAATTTATTAGCTGCAAGCGCATGTTCATTATCTAAAACGTATAGGCTTGGGATTCCCAAACCAAATGAAATTCTGGGAAGCTCAATAGAATGCTTGCTAAGGGCAACATCCACCTTTTCAGCAGATATTATATCAACAAGATTATCCACTCTCGATGTACTTTCTTTTAGCTTATCGTGTAAACTGACACCATGTTTTCCGACAGATATGAAATCAATACCGTACATTTCCAATAATTTATGGATATCACCGAATTGCCTTGCAGTGACAATTACATCCTCGCCCTCACTCTCCAGATACTTAATTACATCTTTAAAGAACCTTGCATGAGGAGCATTTGAGATATCTATCCATACTTTCATGAAACCACCGAAAAGACAGTTATAAACTTTCTTTTTTATCTTTTATAATTTGTATAATTTCATCCAATCCGACGCCTTCTTTTAAATTGGATGCAATGATTTTGACATTTGGATTTAATTTTTTAGCATCGGCCACCATTTTGTCAACATCTGCTCCAACAGCATCAGCCAAGTCAATTTTATTGATGACAATGACATTTGATGTTTGGAAGATAATTGGGTGTTTTTCCACAGTATCATCACCTTCAGTGACACTGACAACAACTATTCTCATGTGAGAACCCAATTCAAAATCAACAGGACAAATCAAATTACCTACATTTTCGATGATTACCATGTCCAAATCATCTAAAGGCAAATCATGAAGTCCGTGATGGACCAAATGTGCATCTAAATGGCACTCTTTACCAGTGTTTAATCCTGCAACAGGAACATCGTGAGCTTCAATACGCTCAGCATCGAATTTGGAGATTACATCACCAGCAATAACACCTATATTATAATCGGTATTGTCAATGATTTCCTCAATTAAAGTTGTTTTACCAGATCCAATTGCTCCTACAAAATCAACACAGAAAATTCCTTTTTCTTCTAAACTTTTTAAATTTTTATCTGCTAATCTTTTGTTTGCATCCATAATATTTTTTGCTACTTCTACATCTGCTACTTGGTGCATATTTTCCTCTCCATAATTATGTATCGTCAGGTTTTTCAATTATAATGTTTTTGACAACAATGTCTTTTCCATTTAAAACTTCAACTTTTAAACTGTCGCATTCAGGACATTTAACAAGGGGCGCATAATG
This genomic interval from Methanobrevibacter sp. contains the following:
- a CDS encoding transcriptional regulator, with the translated sequence MNNDEIFDLVGYIMASEYRTKILKSIGENIKIPSAIAEEIGLRTNHVSNVLKDLKDKNLVVCLNENARKGRLYKNTDLAFEVLKYL
- the mtxX gene encoding methanogenesis marker protein Mmp4/MtxX: MKKIAIGIGKNKNILKAIQLFEMENKIDIITIDNDDDLVKAILDDDIDAVIRGSLPASGVIKEVKKHYPDISRATYVNGNGYEFLLTPVGIDEGNTIEDKLKSAINCAEFLEKLSKKPKIAILADGRKGDYGRSEIISQSIDDSEKLTRLIQENTKYEVKNYYILIEQALKDNCNVIIAPDGIIGNIIFRTLILVNSWPSCGAVTFGIKGIYIDTSRDQTTEGYLRSLKFAYNLAKL
- the uppS gene encoding polyprenyl diphosphate synthase is translated as MAENILYRIYEWYISRDLVPEKMPKHVAIIMDGNRRYSKLQGNIDVLKGHELGVDTLENVLDWSIELGIEIITAYAFSTENFNRPKHEVDGLMRLFVINFKRLVDHEKIHKNEVRVKVVGRTELLPEDVREAIKEAEDATAHYNKRLFNLAIGYDGRLEIIDSFKKIISDVQAGKITVDDVDEELVSKNLYTEGLDDPNLIIRTSGEERLSGFLLWQSSYSELYFCETLWPELRKVDFIRAIRSYQARDRRFGA
- a CDS encoding TatD family hydrolase — protein: MIDTHCHIDFEDFDKDREEVIKRAQDKLDCIVASGFSNDSNREVLKLSKEYEGFIYPTFGFHPVSSQNSTPEELTKAHNYLIENLDNIVAVGEVGMDYYYVTDKALREKQKEIFTSFLEIANEHKVPIVMHVRDCEKKAVNIIENYDDIPYFVFHCYGGSFKTAKRIMDKGNAYMSFSTMLCYSKQHQNLVEKIDVEYILTETDSPYLAITKEERNEPANVVNAVHQIAKLKDMDVNVVDEITTSNARKVFNI
- a CDS encoding carboxymuconolactone decarboxylase family protein, whose product is MSRYEKGKEVLEGIQERSIEEIFKDLEDVAPDLSRFLVEFPYSEIYTRSEVDLKTRELCTVAALTVLGTAPQLKDHIGAALNVGNSPTEIVEIIMQMSAYCGFPKSINGVVAAKEVFEDRDLLPLEGD
- a CDS encoding Flp family type IVb pilin codes for the protein MKDESGQTSAEYLFLAGVLILILMISSVYIASESELNTAMEAARNGVNEGVGSSSSGIYPKDTYNDYSTSESDLLIPYSVEIVNITYRELGYDDDYGKKKIQFKVYANASKSFSKKQLDSIGDRINYNLRKSIAISFNSTSSTNNLFNPVFSPHYVFTTANVKWV
- the cobM gene encoding precorrin-4 C(11)-methyltransferase; its protein translation is MKGKVIFIGAGPGDPDLITVKGRKVIEKADVIIYAGSLVNKDVLSPAKDECVIHNSAYLNLEETDGIITEAVNEGKLVARVHTGDPSIYGAIGEQIRELKKHDIEYEIIPGVSSLFGTASVLEAELTLPEISQSVIITRPEGRTPKPAGESIASFSKHHATMCIFLGIGMIDKVVDELLEGYEKTTPVAVVKKATWSDQQIIRGTLEDIAQKVKDANITKTAMIVVGDVLDPGDFNASKLYDKNFKHEYR
- a CDS encoding methionine synthase; amino-acid sequence: MKSTVVGSFPAEESSPSNFKEKLLNSVGSFDPFKQAIKDSVIAQLDAGVDIISDGQVRGDMVSIFTKYIPGMKIEDGNTVIVSKIRNPTQEISIDDMKYAKKVMKEYYGGSIPEGKGIKGIITGPNTIVHSSRIQSFYKNKEDAIIDLAHSLKFEVDAIAKKVKPVYIQIDEPFLSTGMVDMKTAREAIDIIHEGLEIPLAMHVCGILDNAFKDLTRFNVDILDMEFAGNNVNLGVLEKNASLLGSKKVGFGCVDSSVNEVDDISDIDELVSKAVEIVGKDNLIIDPDCGLRRAPKDVAFKKLKLMNQIKDKYS
- a CDS encoding DUF1894 domain-containing protein, translating into MSFCLDTYLQQSDNYEIHASKAGFKDCAMIIRFKADDLVYIKPGDEVLGVRVIGIPPIPIGFDNEKGTVFLPYTKPCHGTSVVELPIDEDEVEKIRKLDIGNKK
- a CDS encoding DUF1890 domain-containing protein, which gives rise to MKALVLLGCPETPSQTPMAVYVFNKLTKMGYDTTIAANPAASKLVRISDPEGHYDLNLVDLERSLGDINEGDYDLLVGFVHKDAAASFFVTFEQILQCKSLALVFSRDMDEVEEFINMIEESGSNAKIVAVRAFHNPSPIKVKFDKAIKEFE
- a CDS encoding DUF354 domain-containing protein, producing the protein MKVWIDISNAPHARFFKDVIKYLESEGEDVIVTARQFGDIHKLLEMYGIDFISVGKHGVSLHDKLKESTSRVDNLVDIISAEKVDVALSKHSIELPRISFGLGIPSLYVLDNEHALAANKLTLPLCDRIISPKIIDIWKLLRFGANPNTIITYDGTSELMHFKSFEYNDNVLNELNLDLKHPKTILMRPEPSLASYLDADCRKSVLSPIVDELKNVANILILPRFKEQSEIFEGIENVSILKPPVDTSSIIKKCDLVIGAGGTMNRESALLQTPVISCYPGETLSVDQYYINHGLMFRSIDSEEVINKALDFIVNPHEKIDLKTDDLFQIIIDNLYDLAKKGK
- the hypB gene encoding hydrogenase nickel incorporation protein HypB produces the protein MHQVADVEVAKNIMDANKRLADKNLKSLEEKGIFCVDFVGAIGSGKTTLIEEIIDNTDYNIGVIAGDVISKFDAERIEAHDVPVAGLNTGKECHLDAHLVHHGLHDLPLDDLDMVIIENVGNLICPVDFELGSHMRIVVVSVTEGDDTVEKHPIIFQTSNVIVINKIDLADAVGADVDKMVADAKKLNPNVKIIASNLKEGVGLDEIIQIIKDKKESL